From a single Bufo bufo chromosome 9, aBufBuf1.1, whole genome shotgun sequence genomic region:
- the LOC120978941 gene encoding urotensin-2 receptor-like, producing the protein MLYPALNGRMDIQDKANVSMESPGSAEEVLVTSTLSAVLAIMFLLGMAGNLYVLVITMLSQTPVGSMCVHVVNLALADLLYLSTIPFVVSTYLARDWYFGDIGCRLLLSMDLFTMHASIYTLTAMSLERYQVIVQPLKARISRCYRKLTSLTIWLISLLLTLPMMCMMRLQDSQYGSGKKICFPTWTPESFRHYLTVLFFTSILGPGLIIVYLYSCLARAYWMSGQELRRSRRKLNQCVMLRIFAIIIVYWACFVPFWAWQLAKSYQYELLGLATSAQIYLNFGVTCLTYANSCVNPLLYTLLTRNYREHVTKRMREANTDVQRRTLGR; encoded by the coding sequence ATGTTGTACCCAGCCCTTAATGGGAGAATGGACATACAGGACAAAGCCAACGTGTCTATGGAATCTCCAGGCTCTGCTGAAGAGGTTTTGGTTACATCTACTTTGAGTGCAGTACTTGCTATTATGTTTCTCCTGGGTATGGCTGGAAACCTATATGTATTGGTGATTACTATGTTATCACAAACACCAGTAGGCTCCATGTGTGTCCATGTGGTGAACCTTGCTTTGGCAGATCTTTTGTACCTATCCACCATTCCTTTTGTTGTGAGCACATACTTGGCCAGAGACTGGTACTTTGGGGATATTGGTTGCAGACTTCTTCTAAGTATGGACTTGTTCACCATGCATGCCAGCATCTATACTCTTACTGCAATGAGTTTAGAGAGATACCAAGTGATAGTACAACCTCTAAAGGCTCGCATTTCTCGGTGCTATCGAAAATTAACAAGCTTGACAATCTGGCTTATATCTCTTCTCCTTACCTTGCCCATGATGTGCATGATGCGATTACAGGACAGCCAGTATGGGTCAGGCAAGAAAATATGCTTTCCTACATGGACACCAGAGTCATTCCGACACTACTTGACAGTCCTTTTCTTTACAAGTATTCTGGGACCTGGTCTGATCATAGTATATCTCTATAGCTGTCTTGCAAGGGCATACTGGATGTCTGGACAAGAGCTTCGACGGTCAAGACGGAAACTAAATCAATGTGTTATGTTGCGCATATTTGCAATAATCATTGTATATTGGGCCTGTTTTGTTCCTTTCTGGGCATGGCAGCTGGCAAAATCATATCAATATGAGTTATTAGGACTGGCAACATCTGCTCAGATTTACTTGAACTTCGGAGTTACCTGCTTAACCTATGCCAATAGTTGTGTGAATCCCCTTCTGTATACGTTGTTGACTCGTAACTACAGGGAGCATGTAACCAAACGGATGCGTGAGGCCAATACTGACGTGCAGAGAAGGACCCTGGGGAGATAA